The Chryseobacterium aureum genome contains a region encoding:
- a CDS encoding acyl-CoA dehydrogenase family protein: MSYYPLTSIPDYYGIDALLTEEHKLIRQSVRDWVESFVMPQIDQAAQNHTDLPNLMRELGKIGALGPYIPAEYGGSGLDQISYGLIMQELERGDSAVRSAASVQSSLVMFPINEFGSEEQKKKYLPKLAAGEMIGSFGLTEPNHGSDPGSMETYFKDMGDHYLLNGAKMWITNSPLCDIAVVWAKNEDGKVQGLIVERGMEGFTTPETHNKWSLRASKTGELVFNNVKVPKENLLPGVTGLKGPLSCLNSARYGISWGVIGAAIDCYCTAVQYSKERNQFGKPIGSYQLQQKKLAEFLTEITKAQLLCLQLGNLKNDHKATPAQISMAKRNNVKMAIDIARESRQILGGMGIMGEFPMMRHAANLESVITYEGTHDVHLLITGLDITGINAF, encoded by the coding sequence ATGTCATATTATCCTCTTACAAGCATCCCTGATTATTACGGAATTGATGCTTTACTTACTGAAGAACACAAACTCATCCGCCAATCTGTAAGAGACTGGGTAGAAAGTTTTGTAATGCCGCAGATAGATCAGGCCGCCCAGAATCATACGGATCTCCCGAATCTTATGAGAGAATTGGGGAAAATCGGCGCACTGGGGCCTTACATCCCGGCTGAGTATGGCGGTTCAGGATTAGACCAGATTTCTTATGGTCTGATTATGCAGGAATTGGAAAGAGGAGATTCCGCAGTGCGTTCTGCTGCTTCGGTACAAAGCTCTTTGGTAATGTTCCCTATCAACGAATTCGGTTCTGAAGAGCAGAAAAAGAAATATCTTCCCAAGCTTGCTGCCGGAGAAATGATCGGATCTTTTGGGTTGACGGAGCCTAACCACGGTTCTGACCCAGGCTCTATGGAAACTTATTTTAAAGATATGGGAGATCATTATCTTTTGAATGGAGCTAAAATGTGGATCACGAACTCTCCTCTGTGTGATATTGCAGTGGTATGGGCAAAAAATGAAGATGGAAAGGTACAGGGATTAATTGTGGAAAGAGGCATGGAAGGTTTTACGACCCCTGAGACTCACAATAAATGGAGCTTAAGAGCTTCCAAAACCGGAGAACTGGTATTCAATAATGTAAAAGTTCCAAAAGAAAACCTTCTTCCTGGTGTAACCGGACTGAAAGGGCCTTTATCCTGCCTTAACTCCGCAAGATATGGAATTTCATGGGGAGTAATAGGCGCTGCCATTGACTGTTACTGCACTGCTGTTCAGTATTCTAAAGAGAGAAATCAGTTTGGAAAACCAATTGGCTCTTATCAGCTTCAGCAGAAAAAACTGGCTGAATTTTTAACGGAGATTACGAAGGCTCAGTTATTATGTCTTCAGTTAGGAAACCTTAAGAATGACCATAAAGCAACTCCTGCACAGATTTCAATGGCGAAGCGTAATAACGTAAAGATGGCGATTGACATTGCAAGAGAATCAAGACAGATTCTTGGCGGTATGGGAATCATGGGTGAATTCCCAATGATGAGACACGCTGCGAATCTGGAATCTGTCATTACTTATGAAGGAACCCACGATGTACATTTGTTAATCACCGGTTTAGATATTACAGGAATTAACGCTTTCTAA
- a CDS encoding NUDIX hydrolase, whose protein sequence is MKIKDTKSKETLRELIDTKDFVAHISVDCTIFGFHNNILKVLLLKYHDLDLWSLPGGFVFNDEDLREAAERVLYERTHLKGLFLKQFHTFGRIDRTQNNVHQILLKNKGITVPEDHWIFQRFVTVGYCSLIDFSLTDTFPDAFNESCEWFEVNNLPKMAFDHDRIIETGLEYLRMNINTEVAASNLLPEKFTMKDLQALYETILGQKFRRNNFQRKILSLNILDRMEKLYDGSANKAPYLYKFKTEVHNSTNQYPISNDEGS, encoded by the coding sequence ATGAAAATCAAAGACACAAAAAGTAAAGAAACGCTTCGGGAACTTATCGATACTAAAGATTTCGTAGCACATATTTCTGTAGACTGCACTATATTCGGCTTTCATAATAATATTCTGAAAGTTCTGCTTTTGAAATATCATGATCTGGACCTGTGGTCACTTCCCGGTGGTTTTGTTTTCAATGACGAAGACCTCAGAGAAGCTGCCGAAAGGGTTTTGTATGAAAGAACCCATCTTAAGGGGTTATTTCTGAAACAGTTTCATACATTTGGAAGAATAGACCGTACACAAAATAACGTTCACCAGATTCTTCTCAAAAATAAGGGAATAACTGTACCTGAGGACCACTGGATCTTCCAGCGTTTTGTGACGGTAGGCTATTGCAGCCTTATTGATTTTTCTTTGACAGATACTTTTCCTGATGCCTTCAATGAGAGCTGCGAATGGTTTGAAGTGAATAATTTACCCAAAATGGCTTTCGATCACGACAGAATTATAGAAACCGGTCTGGAATACCTCAGAATGAATATCAATACGGAGGTGGCTGCAAGCAACCTGCTTCCGGAAAAATTTACCATGAAAGATCTTCAGGCTCTTTATGAAACCATTTTAGGACAGAAATTCAGAAGAAATAACTTTCAGCGAAAGATTCTAAGCTTAAATATCCTTGACAGAATGGAAAAGCTGTATGACGGCTCAGCCAACAAAGCGCCTTATCTGTATAAATTTAAAACTGAAGTTCATAATTCTACCAATCAGTATCCCATCTCAAATGATGAGGGATCTTAA
- a CDS encoding MFS transporter, with the protein MIVKPSKISLPLKLTFLIFSMVLNCMGLVILQLSQEKITYGELGLLESFKDLPIAFISLFAVSFINKTGPKRALILALTIVAFCSCLLPFVKVFWFYKLWFAIIGACFAIGKICVFGIIRNNISDEKSLAKTMNNVEASFMIGIFVVNTGFGWVISSPYSEFWKFGFLLIALLSAFTIFLLSKMEIVESKPMENKNILSELSGFTTPAVALFLGVVFFIVFVEQGFNSWLPSFYKNHLKVNSFFALQATSFLSIFSYAGRTATANIIKRFSLPRYYVACMTFIIALLVIIVGIQYFDSEDSRMLLFLFPVIGLFLSPLYPVINSRMIAQVDKDKINLFTSLIVIFSSLGSSVSSIIMAVLFEKQLLNYYPLYILSSVILLFVISLIYFTVTNRK; encoded by the coding sequence ATGATCGTCAAGCCATCAAAAATTTCTCTTCCCTTAAAACTTACCTTCCTCATTTTTTCAATGGTTTTAAACTGTATGGGTCTTGTAATCCTACAACTGTCTCAGGAGAAAATCACCTATGGAGAACTGGGCCTGCTGGAATCTTTTAAAGATTTACCCATTGCTTTTATTTCTCTTTTTGCAGTGAGCTTCATCAACAAAACAGGACCTAAAAGAGCATTAATTTTAGCGTTGACTATTGTAGCCTTCTGTTCCTGTCTTCTTCCGTTTGTAAAGGTTTTCTGGTTTTATAAATTATGGTTTGCGATCATAGGAGCCTGTTTTGCTATTGGGAAAATTTGTGTTTTTGGAATTATCCGGAATAATATTTCTGATGAAAAATCGCTGGCAAAGACCATGAATAATGTGGAAGCATCCTTTATGATCGGGATTTTTGTAGTAAATACCGGTTTTGGATGGGTCATTTCCAGCCCATATTCAGAATTCTGGAAATTTGGCTTCTTATTGATTGCTTTGTTATCGGCATTTACCATTTTTCTCCTTTCGAAAATGGAAATCGTGGAATCTAAACCTATGGAAAATAAAAACATCCTTTCAGAACTGTCAGGATTCACTACACCTGCTGTGGCTTTATTTTTAGGGGTTGTATTTTTTATTGTCTTTGTAGAGCAGGGATTCAATTCATGGCTGCCTTCCTTTTACAAAAACCATCTGAAAGTCAACTCTTTTTTTGCGCTTCAGGCAACCTCTTTCCTTTCCATTTTTTCTTATGCGGGAAGAACGGCTACGGCCAACATTATCAAAAGATTTTCACTCCCAAGATACTATGTTGCATGTATGACTTTTATTATTGCTTTACTCGTCATTATAGTGGGCATACAGTATTTTGATTCTGAAGATTCCAGAATGCTTCTTTTTTTGTTCCCGGTTATCGGCCTGTTTCTTTCACCGCTCTACCCTGTCATCAACTCCAGAATGATTGCTCAGGTGGATAAAGATAAAATCAATCTTTTCACCTCCCTTATTGTAATTTTTTCATCTCTAGGCAGCTCTGTAAGTTCAATTATTATGGCCGTTTTATTCGAGAAACAATTGTTAAACTACTACCCGTTATACATATTATCATCTGTAATTCTGCTATTTGTGATTAGTTTAATATATTTTACTGTCACAAATAGAAAATAG
- a CDS encoding SusC/RagA family TonB-linked outer membrane protein, producing MNVRITRSVGVVAVLYFTANFSAQTTKVKDTIAKENKIDEVVVIGYGTQKKSNVTGAIASIKASDIENAPTAGRPEQILQGRAAGISVVSNSGQPGTAATVRVRGITSFGAGSNDPLWVVDGIVVDNIGWLNQSDVENIEVLKDGASAAIYGVSAAKGVILITTKKGTKGKLGLSYNGFFGVGTVSKKLDLLNGSQYATIMNEAYLNDGLKPVLGDPSSYGTGTDWQKQIFNSAQRQSHEFSINGGNDKSTFYSSFGYYDQQGIVLRDISNYKRVNARLNSTHKVFDFLTIGQTFAYTHTRSQGVTDNGEFGGPLSSAINLDPLTPVIVTNGINNEPNFSDYVNNPNYVRDPNGNPYGISQYVSKEMSNPLAFRQTKLGGYKWSDDIIANVFAELKLNKHITFKSSANGKLSYWGEQVFTPTNYLSTANKNDINNLFRQTDKKFEWSTENTLTYQNKFGLHSLNVLLGQGYYEYNISSGQNIRFTNLPVNNWEDASFNFDIAQENKTGNAWDGKQTHKASYFARVVYDYDNKYLFTGTIRRDGSSKFGGNNHWGNFPAMSLGWNVSNENFWPENKVITSFKLRGGYGVLGNDAIDDFQFANFLVAGSNYTFGDNIIRVGYAPSTLENPNLKWERTSQLNIATDIKIFRNFDLSVDVYRKKSTDILRRVELPGYLGLINNPFRNIGDMNNDGVEVSLGYKKNWGDFGFSANGNFAYLKNEITRLEDNRPYVNFASFQTLGTVSRLQVGESYGSFYGYKNLGVFQNQAEIDAYKNANGALIQPNAKPGDFKRLDANGDGVIDEKDFVNLGNSVPKYTFGLTINMNYKNLDLMIFAQGQAGNKIFQGLRRLDIQEANYQTAILDRWTGEGTSNTIARVTRNDDNQNYTRMSDYYLQKGDYLRLKLVQLGYTLSKDAAKTIGASKIRFYVTAENLVTFTKYTGYDPEIAGTDTYGIDRAFYPQARTFLFGANVQF from the coding sequence ATGAATGTAAGAATAACAAGAAGCGTAGGAGTGGTTGCCGTCCTCTATTTTACGGCCAACTTCAGTGCCCAGACCACCAAGGTGAAGGACACCATTGCTAAAGAAAACAAAATAGACGAAGTGGTAGTCATCGGTTACGGTACTCAGAAAAAGAGTAATGTGACAGGAGCTATAGCAAGCATTAAAGCCAGCGACATAGAGAATGCTCCTACGGCGGGCAGACCGGAACAGATACTTCAGGGAAGGGCAGCCGGAATTTCGGTCGTATCAAATTCTGGCCAGCCAGGAACTGCCGCTACAGTTCGTGTTCGTGGTATTACCAGTTTTGGAGCCGGAAGTAATGATCCTTTATGGGTAGTAGATGGAATTGTAGTGGATAATATAGGGTGGTTAAACCAATCTGATGTTGAAAACATTGAAGTCTTGAAAGATGGTGCTTCTGCGGCTATTTATGGTGTCTCTGCAGCAAAAGGAGTTATTTTGATCACGACTAAGAAAGGTACGAAAGGAAAACTGGGACTTTCCTATAATGGGTTCTTTGGTGTTGGAACCGTTTCTAAGAAGCTGGATCTGCTAAACGGTTCACAATATGCAACTATTATGAATGAGGCATACCTCAATGACGGTTTGAAACCGGTGCTAGGAGATCCCTCTTCATATGGAACAGGAACAGACTGGCAAAAACAGATCTTCAACAGCGCACAGCGTCAATCTCATGAATTCAGTATTAATGGAGGAAACGACAAATCTACCTTTTATTCATCCTTTGGCTATTACGATCAGCAAGGTATTGTTTTAAGGGATATTTCAAACTATAAGAGAGTCAATGCCAGATTAAATTCAACACATAAAGTATTTGACTTTTTGACAATAGGGCAAACATTCGCATATACCCATACAAGATCTCAGGGTGTTACAGATAATGGAGAATTTGGAGGACCTTTAAGTTCTGCAATAAATCTGGATCCACTAACACCTGTTATTGTAACTAATGGAATTAATAACGAACCCAATTTCAGTGACTATGTTAATAATCCAAACTATGTAAGAGATCCTAATGGAAATCCATATGGAATTTCTCAATATGTGAGTAAGGAAATGAGCAATCCGCTGGCCTTCAGACAAACTAAACTGGGAGGATATAAGTGGTCTGATGATATTATTGCAAATGTATTTGCTGAGCTCAAACTGAATAAGCACATCACTTTCAAGTCAAGTGCAAATGGAAAACTTTCCTATTGGGGCGAGCAGGTATTTACACCCACCAATTATTTGAGTACTGCTAATAAAAATGATATTAATAATTTATTCAGACAGACCGATAAAAAGTTTGAATGGAGTACAGAAAATACATTAACCTATCAAAATAAGTTTGGATTACATAGCTTAAATGTTCTATTAGGGCAGGGCTACTATGAGTATAACATCTCTTCAGGACAAAATATAAGATTTACTAACCTTCCTGTTAACAATTGGGAAGATGCATCTTTTAACTTTGATATTGCTCAGGAAAATAAAACAGGTAATGCCTGGGACGGAAAACAGACCCACAAAGCTTCTTATTTTGCCAGAGTAGTTTATGATTATGATAATAAATACCTTTTCACAGGGACTATCCGTAGAGATGGATCCTCCAAATTCGGAGGTAATAACCACTGGGGGAATTTCCCGGCAATGTCACTAGGGTGGAATGTTTCTAACGAAAATTTCTGGCCGGAAAATAAAGTAATTACCAGTTTTAAATTAAGAGGAGGGTACGGAGTGCTGGGTAATGATGCGATAGACGATTTCCAGTTTGCTAACTTCCTGGTTGCCGGAAGCAACTATACATTTGGGGATAATATTATCCGGGTTGGTTATGCCCCAAGTACCCTTGAAAACCCTAACTTAAAATGGGAAAGAACTTCACAGCTTAATATTGCAACAGACATTAAGATTTTCAGAAACTTTGATCTTAGTGTTGACGTCTACAGAAAAAAGAGTACGGATATCTTAAGAAGAGTTGAGCTTCCAGGTTATTTAGGTTTAATCAATAACCCATTTAGAAATATTGGTGATATGAACAATGATGGGGTTGAGGTAAGCTTAGGATATAAAAAGAACTGGGGAGACTTCGGATTTTCTGCGAATGGTAATTTTGCCTATTTGAAAAATGAAATTACAAGACTTGAAGATAACAGACCTTATGTAAACTTTGCCAGTTTCCAAACCTTAGGAACTGTTTCCAGATTACAGGTTGGTGAATCCTATGGATCTTTCTATGGGTATAAAAACCTTGGAGTTTTCCAAAACCAGGCTGAAATTGATGCCTACAAAAATGCTAATGGAGCCTTGATTCAGCCTAATGCCAAACCGGGTGATTTCAAAAGACTTGATGCAAACGGAGATGGTGTGATTGATGAAAAGGATTTCGTAAATCTGGGTAATTCTGTACCGAAATATACATTCGGTTTAACTATCAATATGAATTATAAAAATCTGGATCTGATGATTTTTGCTCAGGGACAGGCCGGAAATAAAATTTTCCAGGGACTCAGAAGACTTGATATTCAGGAGGCGAACTACCAGACCGCAATTTTAGATCGCTGGACAGGAGAAGGAACATCCAATACCATTGCAAGAGTTACCAGAAACGATGATAATCAGAACTATACAAGAATGTCAGACTATTATCTTCAGAAGGGAGATTATTTACGCTTAAAATTGGTTCAGTTAGGATATACATTATCTAAAGATGCTGCAAAAACCATTGGAGCTTCAAAAATAAGATTTTATGTAACAGCAGAAAATCTGGTGACTTTTACAAAATATACAGGTTATGATCCTGAAATTGCAGGTACTGACACCTATGGTATAGACAGAGCTTTCTATCCACAGGCAAGAACCTTCCTTTTCGGAGCTAATGTTCAATTTTAA
- a CDS encoding RagB/SusD family nutrient uptake outer membrane protein — MKNRRLIYKSVSVLLLTGISFGAVSCDKGNLEDVKNTGTFDSGNYFKNEEQAFSGLVATYDMLRKYSGGFENMVTFFNGASDDFYSGGGNSSDGAGIQGFSNYSINPIIMPASYWKDYYQGIAKANLLLDRIPNANMNDQTRKRFIAEAKVLRSLYYFELLRMFRNIPMILKPVLATDDFYNIPQEDPAKVYAQIEADIVSALPDLMMTPSGASEKGRITQGTAHAILGKIYLYDKKNTEAAAQFEMVNGTPGQTSQYGYKLVSNFADLWKVDNKFTTEAVLEVMHTNVSNADWPFWGSGKDEGNSVNVMLGIKSYGRVANVPNNDAPDLYASWGFNPVTDDLFNFMQGDPRLDATIFNGKKFKDEGKITYSPGYKDTGYFLNKYLPRNADKSNLPGPTELNFRQNYIAIRLADTYLMEAEALGGAGARAQALLDAVRARVGLASVPVSLQAIKDERRRELAGEGHRWFDLVRWGDAPAKLGARGFKTGKNEILPIPFNELTNTVLKQNPGY, encoded by the coding sequence ATGAAAAATAGAAGATTAATATATAAAAGTGTATCTGTTTTATTGTTAACAGGTATAAGTTTTGGAGCAGTATCCTGTGATAAAGGAAACCTGGAAGATGTAAAAAATACAGGTACCTTTGATTCAGGCAACTATTTTAAGAATGAAGAACAGGCATTTAGCGGTCTTGTAGCGACCTATGATATGCTGAGAAAATATTCCGGAGGATTTGAAAACATGGTAACCTTCTTCAACGGAGCTTCTGATGATTTCTACTCAGGAGGGGGAAACTCTTCAGACGGTGCAGGAATTCAGGGGTTTTCCAATTATTCAATTAACCCTATTATTATGCCTGCCAGTTATTGGAAAGATTATTATCAGGGAATTGCGAAGGCTAACCTTTTACTGGATAGAATTCCAAATGCCAATATGAATGATCAGACCAGAAAAAGATTCATTGCAGAAGCTAAAGTCTTGAGATCATTATACTATTTTGAACTGTTAAGAATGTTCAGAAATATTCCTATGATCTTGAAACCTGTATTGGCTACCGATGATTTTTATAATATTCCTCAGGAAGATCCTGCAAAGGTATATGCGCAGATAGAAGCTGATATCGTTTCAGCTTTACCGGATCTTATGATGACTCCTTCCGGAGCAAGTGAAAAAGGAAGAATAACGCAGGGGACAGCCCACGCTATTTTGGGTAAAATCTATCTGTATGATAAAAAGAATACTGAAGCAGCTGCCCAGTTCGAAATGGTGAATGGCACGCCAGGACAAACAAGCCAGTATGGATACAAATTAGTCAGCAATTTTGCAGACTTATGGAAAGTTGATAACAAATTTACTACAGAAGCAGTGCTTGAAGTAATGCATACCAACGTAAGTAATGCAGACTGGCCGTTTTGGGGTTCAGGAAAAGACGAAGGAAATTCCGTTAATGTAATGTTAGGGATTAAATCTTATGGACGTGTTGCCAACGTGCCTAATAATGATGCACCTGATCTTTATGCAAGTTGGGGATTTAACCCGGTTACAGATGATTTATTTAATTTTATGCAGGGAGATCCCCGTTTGGATGCCACCATATTCAACGGAAAAAAATTTAAAGATGAAGGGAAGATCACGTATTCTCCCGGATATAAAGACACAGGATATTTCTTAAACAAATATTTACCCAGAAATGCTGATAAATCTAATCTTCCGGGACCAACAGAACTGAATTTCCGCCAGAATTATATTGCTATAAGATTGGCAGATACTTACCTGATGGAAGCTGAGGCGTTAGGAGGAGCAGGAGCAAGAGCTCAGGCTTTACTGGATGCTGTAAGAGCAAGAGTAGGATTAGCATCTGTTCCGGTTTCTTTACAGGCTATTAAAGATGAAAGAAGAAGGGAGCTTGCAGGAGAAGGACACAGATGGTTTGACCTTGTGAGATGGGGTGATGCTCCGGCAAAACTGGGAGCAAGAGGATTCAAAACAGGTAAGAATGAAATTCTGCCGATTCCATTCAATGAATTAACAAATACCGTTTTAAAACAAAATCCTGGATACTAA